In Streptomyces capitiformicae, one genomic interval encodes:
- a CDS encoding peptide-N4-asparagine amidase has translation MRSRIIMSMLTGGTLLVSALLGAAPAQSADLPAQSADVPAEFGADWHDPITAAPPVTRPENTTSCQVTVAEAQFKDFTAYQGTYAPPGDCGKSWSKVVLRLDGKVKGRQYDRLGYLHIGGVEVFRTSTPQPSPDGIEWSVEKDVTRYSDTLRRAQPVEMLIGNVVDDTYTGILDVKVTLTFYAGGPDAKTAKDTPDRVLTLQDGNTLTTPRNSERVIAEVYATGSGGGCEEYWYLTVPEAAPYSCKADDGPYREVRIEVDGQLAGIAAPFPTVWTGGWSNPFLWYVVPGPRAFDIQPIRYDLTPFAGLLNDGRPHRIEVSVVGVPEGQVGWSTPVNVLVWQDEKSEHVTGALTKVQAGDLANSSTYTPGTEHRLDTEGSHRLAVAGYVDTSHGRVTTTVRRSIANTSAHTWSDGENPDALDATWVDGETVTVDGRGPARTTRTQRSYTMDGKTTLGAGDRLRTVLTLGDRATVTETYGGRRVAWSRLDDTYTGDATYTAFVPRDQRHAVGTTSERYRLYGSGGCYDRSLVTVQGVLTEDSRGC, from the coding sequence ATGAGAAGTCGAATTATCATGTCCATGCTCACCGGGGGGACTCTCCTGGTGAGCGCGCTGCTCGGGGCCGCCCCCGCCCAATCCGCCGACCTCCCCGCCCAATCCGCCGACGTTCCCGCCGAGTTCGGCGCCGACTGGCACGACCCGATCACCGCCGCCCCACCCGTGACCAGACCCGAGAACACCACGTCCTGCCAAGTGACGGTCGCGGAGGCACAGTTCAAGGACTTCACTGCGTACCAGGGCACGTACGCGCCCCCGGGTGACTGCGGAAAGAGCTGGAGCAAGGTCGTCCTGCGCCTCGACGGCAAGGTGAAGGGCCGCCAGTACGACCGCCTCGGCTATCTGCACATCGGCGGTGTCGAGGTGTTCCGCACGTCCACCCCGCAACCCTCGCCCGACGGTATCGAGTGGTCCGTGGAGAAGGACGTCACGCGCTACAGCGACACCCTGCGCCGCGCGCAGCCCGTGGAGATGCTCATCGGCAACGTCGTCGACGACACGTACACCGGCATCCTCGACGTCAAGGTCACCCTGACCTTCTACGCGGGCGGGCCCGACGCCAAGACGGCGAAGGACACCCCCGACCGCGTCCTCACCCTCCAGGACGGCAACACGCTCACCACCCCGCGCAACAGCGAACGTGTCATCGCCGAGGTGTACGCCACCGGGTCCGGCGGCGGCTGCGAGGAGTACTGGTATCTGACGGTGCCCGAGGCGGCGCCGTACTCCTGCAAGGCGGACGACGGGCCGTACCGCGAGGTCCGGATAGAGGTCGACGGGCAACTGGCCGGAATCGCCGCGCCGTTCCCGACCGTGTGGACCGGCGGCTGGTCGAACCCCTTCCTCTGGTACGTGGTTCCGGGGCCTCGCGCCTTCGACATCCAGCCCATCCGCTATGACCTCACCCCCTTCGCGGGCCTCCTCAACGACGGCCGCCCGCACCGCATCGAGGTCTCCGTGGTCGGTGTACCCGAGGGGCAGGTCGGGTGGAGCACCCCGGTCAACGTCCTCGTCTGGCAGGACGAGAAGAGTGAGCACGTCACCGGCGCCCTCACCAAGGTCCAGGCGGGTGACCTCGCCAACTCCTCCACCTACACGCCCGGTACGGAGCACCGTCTCGACACCGAGGGGAGTCACCGGCTGGCGGTCGCCGGATACGTCGACACCTCGCACGGCAGGGTGACGACCACGGTCCGCCGGAGCATCGCCAACACCTCCGCGCACACCTGGTCGGACGGCGAGAACCCCGACGCGCTCGACGCGACGTGGGTCGACGGCGAGACGGTCACCGTCGACGGGCGCGGACCGGCCCGGACGACGCGCACGCAGCGGTCGTACACGATGGACGGAAAAACGACGCTCGGGGCGGGCGACCGGCTGCGGACCGTGCTCACGCTCGGCGACCGGGCGACGGTCACCGAGACGTACGGCGGTCGGCGCGTCGCATGGTCCCGGCTCGACGACACGTACACCGGTGACGCCACGTACACGGCCTTCGTGCCCCGTGACCAGCGGCACGCGGTCGGGACGACGAGCGAGCGCTACCGGCTGTACGGATCGGGCGGCTGCTACGACCGTTCGCTGGTGACCGTACAGGGAGTGCTGACGGAGGACAGTCGGGGCTGTTGA
- a CDS encoding L,D-transpeptidase family protein: MSLAACGGSGETGDKARAEAGSGGKAERTEAKTVDPTRIPDVGDRLQKQIPAESRQVVAVYGEGKDDADATIVLYSKSGSHWKKTRAWQGHNGKKGWTTDHREGDKRSPVGVFTLTDAGGVLADPGAKLPYSQSASFQAPHYWAKSHWHDFDYVIAIDYNRVKGTSPIDPTRPEGQSKGGGIWLHMDHGSGTSACVSLSKSGMEYLLSTLDPAAHPVIVMGDKAELMA, from the coding sequence ATGTCCCTGGCAGCGTGCGGCGGTTCGGGCGAGACGGGCGACAAGGCCAGGGCCGAGGCGGGTTCCGGCGGTAAGGCCGAGCGGACCGAAGCGAAAACCGTCGACCCGACCCGTATCCCGGATGTCGGTGACCGTCTCCAGAAGCAGATCCCCGCCGAATCCCGCCAGGTCGTGGCCGTCTACGGCGAGGGCAAGGACGACGCCGACGCCACGATCGTCCTCTACTCGAAGAGCGGTTCCCACTGGAAGAAGACCCGTGCCTGGCAGGGGCACAACGGCAAGAAGGGCTGGACCACCGACCACCGGGAGGGCGACAAGCGCAGCCCGGTCGGCGTCTTCACGCTCACCGACGCGGGTGGCGTCCTCGCCGACCCCGGCGCCAAGCTCCCGTACAGCCAGTCGGCGTCCTTCCAGGCGCCGCACTATTGGGCCAAGTCGCACTGGCACGACTTCGACTACGTCATCGCCATCGACTACAACCGCGTCAAGGGCACCTCGCCGATCGACCCGACGCGCCCCGAGGGCCAGTCCAAGGGAGGCGGCATCTGGCTGCACATGGACCACGGCAGTGGCACCTCGGCCTGCGTCAGCCTCTCCAAGTCGGGCATGGAGTACCTGCTGAGCACCCTCGACCCGGCCGCGCACCCGGTGATCGTGATGGGGGACAAGGCGGAGTTGATGGCCTGA
- a CDS encoding ABC transporter ATP-binding protein has protein sequence MRIQDLPYQDPGVPDARSGPRFLWWLGRNQLGGQFKSLAWGLLHFTSVAGLPFCVGFAIEAVVDRSGTRLALAGGLLALCGFAVALGDTFLHRAAVTNWITAAARVQQVLARKTAQLGSALTRRVAAGEVVAVSTGDVEKIGWFVEAVSRFTAAALTVVLVCVGLVFYQPALGIVVAVGVPVLALAVLPLLPRATRRADVQREKAGRATELASDTVAGLRVLRGIGGEDLFLERYRRASQEVRHAAVRSARMWALISGIQVLLPGLLMIAVVWYGVGLARDGRITVGELVTVYSAVMLLTYPLRHFDEIAMAYSFSRPSAKRAARVLSLERATDTEGSREAVTPSGDLYDPATGLLAPAGCLTAVVCGDPDAAGRLAERLGGHAPEKGTSALLGGVPLDELPLDAARTAVLVQDKDPVLLSGTLRELFDVPASGEVTAEEALDAAQCGDVLEALAQGSLHAEDPLDARITERGRSLSGGQRQRLALARSLITDPEVLVLDEPTSAVDSHTEARIAQGIRSLRTGRTTVVFTSSPLLLDLAERVVLVRDGEVAAVGVHRELVHKEPRYRAVVTRETDEEAAVEAAMDSGPKGRKATLSDVLDELEEIEETA, from the coding sequence ATGCGAATTCAAGACCTTCCGTATCAAGACCCAGGTGTGCCGGACGCGCGCTCGGGTCCCAGATTCCTGTGGTGGCTCGGCCGGAATCAGCTCGGCGGGCAGTTCAAGTCGCTGGCGTGGGGGCTGTTGCACTTCACGTCCGTGGCCGGGCTGCCCTTCTGTGTCGGCTTCGCCATCGAAGCGGTGGTCGACCGCTCCGGCACCCGGCTCGCCCTGGCGGGCGGGCTGCTGGCACTGTGCGGCTTCGCCGTCGCGCTGGGCGACACCTTCCTGCACCGGGCGGCGGTCACCAACTGGATCACCGCCGCCGCGCGTGTCCAGCAGGTGCTGGCCCGCAAGACGGCCCAGCTCGGCTCGGCGCTGACGCGCCGGGTAGCGGCCGGTGAGGTCGTCGCCGTGTCCACGGGCGACGTCGAGAAGATCGGCTGGTTCGTGGAGGCCGTCTCCCGCTTCACCGCGGCGGCGCTCACGGTGGTGCTGGTCTGTGTCGGGCTGGTCTTCTACCAGCCCGCGCTCGGCATCGTCGTCGCCGTCGGCGTGCCCGTTCTCGCACTCGCCGTGCTACCCCTGCTGCCCCGCGCCACCCGGCGCGCCGACGTCCAGCGCGAGAAGGCGGGCCGAGCCACCGAGCTGGCCTCGGACACCGTCGCGGGCCTGCGCGTCCTGCGCGGCATCGGCGGCGAGGACCTCTTCCTGGAACGCTACCGCCGTGCCTCTCAGGAGGTCCGCCACGCCGCCGTGCGCAGTGCCCGTATGTGGGCGCTGATCTCCGGCATCCAGGTGCTGCTGCCGGGGCTGCTGATGATCGCGGTCGTCTGGTACGGCGTGGGTCTGGCCCGCGACGGCCGGATCACGGTCGGAGAGCTGGTCACCGTGTACAGCGCGGTCATGCTGCTGACGTATCCGCTGCGGCACTTCGACGAGATCGCCATGGCCTACTCCTTCTCCCGTCCGTCCGCCAAGCGGGCGGCCCGGGTGCTGTCCCTGGAGCGGGCCACGGACACCGAGGGGTCACGCGAGGCCGTCACGCCTTCCGGGGACCTGTACGACCCGGCGACCGGGCTGCTCGCGCCCGCCGGGTGTCTCACCGCGGTGGTCTGCGGCGACCCCGACGCGGCCGGGCGGCTGGCGGAACGGCTCGGCGGCCATGCCCCCGAGAAGGGCACGTCGGCGCTCCTCGGTGGCGTACCGCTCGACGAACTGCCGCTCGACGCCGCCCGTACCGCCGTCCTCGTCCAGGACAAGGACCCGGTGCTGCTCTCCGGCACCCTGCGCGAACTCTTCGACGTGCCCGCCTCCGGCGAGGTCACCGCCGAGGAGGCGCTGGACGCCGCACAGTGCGGAGACGTGCTGGAGGCGCTGGCGCAGGGTTCGCTGCACGCGGAGGACCCGCTGGACGCGCGGATCACCGAGCGCGGCCGGTCCCTGTCCGGCGGCCAACGCCAGCGACTGGCCCTGGCCCGCTCCCTGATCACGGATCCCGAGGTCCTCGTCCTGGACGAGCCGACGTCCGCCGTCGACTCGCACACCGAGGCAAGGATCGCCCAAGGCATCCGATCGCTGCGGACGGGCCGCACGACGGTCGTCTTCACCTCCTCGCCACTCCTGCTGGACCTCGCCGAACGGGTCGTGCTGGTCCGTGACGGCGAGGTCGCGGCAGTCGGCGTACACCGCGAACTGGTCCACAAGGAGCCGCGGTACCGGGCCGTCGTCACCCGCGAGACCGACGAGGAAGCCGCAGTGGAGGCCGCCATGGACTCCGGGCCCAAGGGCCGGAAGGCCACCCTCAGCGACGTACTGGACGAACTGGAAGAGATCGAGGAGACCGCATGA
- a CDS encoding cation:dicarboxylate symporter family transporter, translating to MPQSVPSLPRRVARLLRTSLFTQVAIALVLGIVVGKVWPDTATTFQPLGDGFIRLIKTVISPLVFCVVVVGIAKAGNLKAFGRIGLKALIWFEVASTAALLIGLIAANVFSPGAGMNVDPSKLDTSAVEAKTAGGSLPSTSEFILNALPQSAIGAFAENSLLQVLVLACLTGAALLHLGHTKVPKILPAIEQAQEVIFAIVGFVMKLAPLAVFGAMVHLVGQYGLGVMETYAKLIILCYAVAAAFLVLLGIALKLMTGLNLWKFVRYTREEMLLALGTASSESVMPRMMQKLRQAGARDDAVGLVLPTGYSFNLDGASIYLSIGTLFIAQAVGVDLSLSQQVTVILVLMLTSKGMAGIPGSAFLALSATASALGAIPAGAVALLLGVDRIMDSMRVATNLLGNCVAVFAVSKWEGALDADRAKKMLDGEIQFVEEEDEPEEGAPKPPETGEAKAPEGTADDASVGTVKAGVPAQPTADAKEPASEVG from the coding sequence GTGCCGCAGTCCGTACCGTCCCTGCCGCGACGCGTCGCACGCTTGCTGCGTACCTCACTGTTCACGCAGGTAGCCATCGCGCTCGTACTCGGAATCGTCGTCGGAAAGGTGTGGCCCGACACGGCCACGACCTTCCAGCCGCTCGGCGACGGTTTCATCCGTCTCATCAAGACGGTCATCTCGCCGCTGGTGTTCTGCGTGGTCGTCGTCGGCATCGCCAAGGCCGGCAACCTGAAGGCCTTCGGGCGGATCGGGCTCAAGGCCCTGATCTGGTTCGAGGTCGCCTCCACGGCCGCGCTGCTCATCGGTCTGATCGCCGCCAACGTCTTCAGCCCCGGCGCGGGCATGAACGTCGACCCGTCGAAGCTCGACACCTCGGCCGTCGAGGCGAAGACGGCCGGTGGCTCGCTGCCGTCGACCAGCGAGTTCATCCTGAACGCGCTGCCGCAGAGCGCGATCGGCGCGTTCGCCGAGAACTCCCTGCTCCAGGTGCTCGTGCTCGCCTGTCTCACCGGCGCCGCGCTGCTCCACCTCGGCCACACCAAGGTGCCCAAGATCCTGCCCGCCATCGAGCAGGCCCAGGAGGTCATCTTCGCGATCGTCGGCTTCGTCATGAAGCTGGCCCCGCTCGCCGTGTTCGGCGCGATGGTGCACCTGGTGGGCCAGTACGGCCTCGGTGTGATGGAGACCTACGCCAAGCTCATCATCCTCTGCTACGCCGTCGCCGCCGCCTTCCTGGTGCTGCTCGGCATCGCGCTGAAGCTGATGACCGGGCTCAACCTCTGGAAGTTCGTCCGCTACACCCGTGAGGAGATGCTGCTCGCGCTGGGCACCGCCTCCAGCGAGAGTGTCATGCCCCGCATGATGCAGAAGCTGCGCCAGGCCGGGGCCCGTGACGACGCCGTGGGTCTGGTGCTGCCCACCGGGTACTCCTTCAACCTCGACGGCGCGTCCATCTACCTCTCCATCGGCACGCTCTTCATCGCGCAGGCCGTGGGTGTGGACCTCAGCCTCAGCCAGCAGGTCACGGTGATCCTGGTGCTGATGCTGACCAGCAAGGGTATGGCCGGCATCCCCGGCTCGGCCTTCCTCGCCCTGTCGGCGACCGCCTCCGCGCTCGGGGCCATCCCCGCCGGCGCCGTCGCCCTGCTCCTCGGCGTCGACCGCATCATGGACTCGATGCGCGTCGCCACCAACCTGCTCGGCAACTGCGTCGCCGTCTTCGCGGTGTCCAAGTGGGAGGGTGCGCTGGACGCGGACCGGGCGAAGAAGATGCTGGACGGGGAGATCCAGTTCGTGGAGGAAGAGGACGAGCCCGAGGAGGGGGCGCCCAAGCCTCCCGAGACGGGCGAGGCCAAGGCTCCCGAGGGCACGGCCGACGACGCGTCCGTCGGCACCGTCAAGGCCGGGGTCCCCGCCCAGCCGACGGCTGATGCCAAGGAGCCCGCTTCCGAGGTCGGTTGA
- a CDS encoding DUF5709 domain-containing protein yields the protein MERAGGWGDDVYQPDESEVQDDAGLLDAEDTLVADGVADPLDRGWSPPERPWAVEHTGVTAAERLRGESLEQRLAEELPDVESLDGDGIGDSQDTDGEPLDNEVGALRSGRLVAPDEGAHEDEESGLIATDVGIDGAAASAEEAAMHIVDEDSLSG from the coding sequence GTGGAGAGAGCCGGCGGATGGGGAGACGACGTCTACCAGCCTGACGAATCCGAGGTCCAGGACGACGCGGGGCTGCTGGACGCCGAGGACACCCTGGTCGCCGACGGTGTGGCCGACCCTCTCGACCGGGGCTGGTCGCCGCCGGAGCGGCCATGGGCGGTGGAGCACACCGGTGTGACCGCCGCGGAGCGTCTGCGGGGCGAGAGCCTGGAACAGCGGCTCGCCGAGGAGCTGCCGGACGTGGAGTCGCTCGACGGGGACGGCATCGGTGACTCCCAGGACACCGACGGGGAGCCCTTGGACAACGAGGTGGGAGCCCTCCGCTCCGGTCGCCTGGTCGCCCCCGACGAGGGAGCGCACGAGGACGAGGAGAGCGGGCTGATCGCCACCGACGTGGGTATCGACGGCGCCGCCGCGTCCGCCGAAGAGGCTGCCATGCACATCGTGGACGAGGACTCGCTGTCGGGCTGA
- a CDS encoding ABC transporter ATP-binding protein: MIGVAPPAYDPAAPTTANTLPIGAPATVRAYVAELFRRHRRAFVLLIAVNTVAVVASMAGPYLLGGLVERVSDGARELHLELTIAVFLAALIVQAVFVREVRLRGAMLGERMLADLREDFLVRSVGLPPGVLERAGTGDLLSRITTDIDRLANAMREAVPQLSIGVVWVGLLLGGLAVTAPPLALAVLLALPLLVAGCRWYFKRAPSAYRSEAAGYAAVAAALAETVDAGRTVEAHRLGTRRIEMSDQRVREWTAWERYTMWLRSVLFPVINLTHIMVLGSVLIIGGVFVLRGWIGLGQLTTGALIAQMLVDPVNLILRWYDELQVAEVSLARLVGVRDIEPDAGDPSVAPDGRHVHADQVHFGYREGVDVLREVSLEVAPGTRLALVGPSGAGKSTLGRLLAGIYAPRDGRITLGGAELSRMPAEDVRSHVALVNQEHHVFVGSLRDNLLLARTGAEDAELWAALGAVDADSWARALDDGLDTEVGSGGLALTPAQAQQIALARLVLADPHTLVLDEATSLLDPRAARHLERSLARVLDGRTVVAIAHRLHTAHDADVIAVVENGRISELGSHNQLVEADGAYAALWRSWHG, encoded by the coding sequence ATGATCGGCGTGGCGCCACCGGCGTACGACCCGGCCGCCCCGACAACGGCCAACACCCTGCCCATCGGCGCCCCCGCGACCGTACGCGCCTACGTGGCCGAACTGTTCCGCCGGCACCGGCGGGCCTTCGTCCTGCTCATCGCGGTCAACACGGTCGCCGTCGTGGCCTCGATGGCGGGTCCCTACCTGCTGGGCGGACTCGTCGAGCGGGTCTCCGACGGCGCACGCGAACTCCATCTGGAACTCACGATCGCGGTGTTCCTCGCCGCCCTCATCGTCCAGGCCGTGTTCGTACGAGAGGTACGGCTGCGCGGTGCCATGCTCGGCGAGCGGATGCTGGCCGACCTGCGCGAGGACTTCCTCGTACGGTCGGTCGGCCTGCCGCCTGGTGTCCTGGAGCGGGCCGGTACCGGTGACCTGCTGTCCCGGATCACCACGGACATCGACCGCCTCGCCAACGCCATGCGCGAGGCCGTACCGCAGTTGTCCATCGGCGTGGTGTGGGTGGGGCTGCTGCTCGGTGGACTCGCCGTGACCGCGCCCCCGCTGGCGCTCGCCGTACTGCTGGCCCTGCCGCTGCTGGTGGCTGGCTGCCGCTGGTACTTCAAGCGGGCCCCCTCCGCCTACCGCTCGGAGGCCGCCGGGTATGCCGCCGTCGCGGCCGCGCTCGCCGAGACCGTGGACGCCGGACGCACCGTCGAGGCCCACCGCCTCGGCACCCGCCGCATCGAAATGTCGGACCAGCGCGTCCGGGAATGGACCGCCTGGGAGCGGTACACGATGTGGCTTCGGTCGGTGCTCTTCCCCGTCATCAACCTCACCCACATCATGGTCCTCGGCTCGGTCCTGATCATCGGCGGGGTGTTCGTCCTGCGGGGCTGGATCGGGCTCGGCCAGCTGACCACGGGCGCGCTCATCGCCCAGATGCTCGTCGACCCGGTGAACCTGATCCTGCGCTGGTACGACGAACTGCAGGTCGCCGAGGTGTCGCTGGCCCGTCTGGTCGGTGTACGGGACATCGAACCGGACGCGGGCGACCCCTCCGTGGCCCCCGACGGACGCCATGTCCACGCCGACCAGGTGCACTTCGGTTACCGCGAGGGCGTCGACGTCCTGCGCGAGGTGTCCCTGGAGGTGGCGCCCGGCACCCGGCTCGCCCTGGTCGGTCCGTCCGGCGCGGGCAAGTCGACCCTGGGCCGGCTTCTCGCCGGGATCTACGCGCCCCGGGACGGCCGGATCACCCTGGGCGGCGCGGAACTGTCCCGGATGCCCGCCGAGGACGTCCGCTCCCATGTGGCCCTCGTCAACCAGGAGCACCACGTGTTCGTCGGCTCCCTGCGCGACAACCTCCTCCTCGCGCGCACGGGTGCCGAGGACGCCGAGCTGTGGGCGGCACTGGGCGCGGTCGACGCCGACTCCTGGGCGCGGGCACTGGACGACGGTCTGGACACGGAGGTCGGCTCCGGCGGGCTGGCGCTCACCCCGGCACAGGCTCAGCAGATCGCGCTGGCCAGGCTGGTCCTCGCCGACCCGCACACGCTGGTCCTGGACGAGGCCACCTCGCTCCTCGACCCGCGCGCGGCCCGCCACCTGGAACGCTCCCTCGCCCGCGTCCTCGACGGCCGTACCGTCGTCGCCATCGCCCACCGGCTGCACACCGCCCATGACGCGGATGTCATCGCCGTCGTCGAGAACGGCCGCATCAGCGAACTGGGCAGCCACAACCAGCTGGTCGAGGCCGACGGCGCGTACGCCGCACTGTGGAGGTCCTGGCACGGCTGA